CTGAAAACATTTAAACCTAATTAGGGATGACACATTAAGTGTCCCAAAACAAAATCTTGTTTCAAACAGCAGACCATAAAGAGATCGTGTAGTTTCCCGGACCTCACTACAACTGTTTGTAAAACACGACCCCTGCTGGACAGTAAGAGATTTGCAGCAGAACTTCAGAGAAAGTTGACAAACCAAACCAGGTTATTTTTTCAAATAgggttttatttgaaagacatgCAGTGCACTTCCAATGTAGCTCGTTGCCTTCAACAACATACATGAAAACCAATACACTTGCAGTTACCTAgtacaaaaaaaagggaaaagaggaaaaaaaaaaaaaaaaactctaaacattgaggaatataaaaaaaaattaaatatgtgGAGGAAAACAAGTATGCATTACTACTATTGCTGCACCGCAGATCTTAGCACTGAGTCTTACATTGATATAACCCTGTTAAGCAAATACAAAAATGGGTTAAGCGAAGAACTTGGgggaagaacaaacaaaaaaaaaagcaaataaattactttttcaaGTGTATGGTGCATTTACTGAGAGAACTGAGGAGGCATGGGATACGGCACCAGAGGTGGAGGATGCTGCTGTGGAGCCTGTCCCTGAGGGAAGGGGAATGAGGGATGGCTCATACCATTCTGTGCAACAGGCTGAGCCTGGAAGTTGTTCTGGTTACCAAATGATCCTGTTTGGTTGAAGTTGGACTGTCCATTGAAGCCTGCTGCAGCATAGCCGTTGCCGCCGGCGCCATTGCTGCCTCCATAGCCTCCGTTCTGTGAATTTGTGCCAAAGGCCTTACTTGGTCCATTGTCAAAGCTTCTACCACCATCCCTGTTCCTACCGCCGAAGTCACGCCGTCCGGATGAAAACCTGTCCCGATGGAAGTCACCACCTCTGCCGCCCCTTGAACGACCTGTAACGGGAAAAGAGAAACCAAACCCCACCCCCCTTTAAAAAGACTACACGTTTTGAAAGTCATTGTATTACTTGATATTGAAAAGTAGCAAGAAAAAATGACGGCCATACTTCATGGCACAGTTTCTGCGTCTCACCAATTAGATTTACCTCCTCTATCTTCTGCCATTTGGAGGAGCTTGGGGTTAATAGCCTGGTTGGCCTCGCGCAGCACAGAGATGAGGTCGCCAGCCTGCCTCATGTTGTTTGGGGTGAAGAAGGTATAGGCTGTGCCTGTCTTTTGGCTACGGGCCGTTCTGCCAATGCGGTGGATATAGTCCTCAGAGTTGTTGGGGTAGTCAAAGTTGATGACAAATTTGACGTCTTCAACATCTGTAAGATTATGTTGCAGTGTGGCAGAAAAGGGAAGGGCAGCACAAGGAAATGTGTGCCAATGCCACCACAACAACCagatcaaaacaagaaaaagcaaGTTAGTCCACTCGTGAGGTGGAAAGACTGGTTAAGTGACGCTGAAAGAGACTGGCATTGCATTAAAACAATCCACAGGGAGACTACAATGGGAAAAGAGAAATGATGCACACTCCCTTAAGATTCTAATCCAGTGAAAATAACTGACACTTGCATATAAATCATGGTCAAACCAAGGGGGGAAAGATGGATTAGCAGCCTTACCATTTTCAGAGTATGCATTCACTAGTCCATTCCCACTGCAGCACTCAATCCTTACATTATCAAGTGACCCTCAGTCACTACCCAATAGGCTGCTTATGAACTTTAAAGACCCTACGTTGGTCAACTAGCACTTAACCAAGGTCCCTTCTTCTTGCACACTTGTCTGCTGGCTATAAAGCTCACACTTGTCTCTTTCCAAGAACCCGTAGACCTGAACCCATTTGCAGGATGTCTACAGTGAAATCCCTTGGTAAGCTTTATCCAGACCCAGTGTTCACTTGACCATAATGTCTCTCGTTGGCAGGTCTCGACATGACTTTGAAACGCAGGCGAGGGAGGAGTGCGAGCTTGGATTTTGTCCAACTATTGTGTCCCACTGTCACCAAAAGCGCCAGTAGCCATGTCATTACAGAGGTGAAGGCATGCCTGATAAAAAGGACTGCTCAAGGACAAATTTAGTAAACTCCATTAATAAACACCCATGCTTCACAAATCTAAACAGAAAGCACCTTATAAGAGTAACTCACATGACTTGCAATGCAATGACCAAATATACATGCAAGACTATAGAAGTGTAGCTGGGCTTTGAACTAGGTCCGTTTGACTCTGGGTGTGTGAAGCAGTCCAAACCATGGCCAGAGAAGACGCGAGCGTTTGGGGGAGGAACTGCTGCCAGCCCTCAATTCTCCCCCTCGTTTTAGGCAGGCCAGCGTGTTACGCAGCACATGGGCCTGGTCACCTCTGTACATCGGCATGACTGTGAGACCCGTGCCTCGCCAGTCAGGACACCTCCAAGAATCCTCCTTCCCTCTCTGGATACCTGGGCTTGTCATGCCAAGGCCCTGCCACACAGACCGCTCCTTCAGGTCAGGGAAGAAACTCAGAAAGAAGCAGAAAAGTTAAAGAAAGCAAATACACTttctttttgaaatattttaaagTATTAAGACACTGTGGGGAGATACTGACCTAGACCTCTGGAGGCAACATCTGTAGCAATAAGGATTGGGGCCTTCCCAAATTTGAACTCTAGAAGAGGGAAAAGTGGCACATGGTGAGAGGGAGAAACATCCTGGTGGAAGATTCAGACCAACTGAACACAAGCTTACCATTGAGAACCCAGTCTCTTTCCTGTTGACTTTTATCTCCATGGATCCCCATAGCAGGCCATCTGAGAGATTAAGATTTCAGTCAATTCACTTTAGGTCTGTACAGCCGACACATCACATTGAATGGCTGCTTTGAAATAAATACCCACCCATCACGTCTCATCCTGCGCGTAAGGTCATCACACCGCCTCTTTGTCTCTACGAAGATGATGGTCTTGTTCTCCTTCTCACTCATGATTTCCTCAAGCAGACGGATGAGTCTACAAGGAGACGATCATTCAATAAGCTTAAAACTCTGCCCAGCCATCCATTTGTGTTAAGACCTTATCAATGTTCTCATCGTTTGTCCTGTAAACTCAATACTCACTTGTTCTCCTTCTCCCCATCATTGCAGACATCCACTATCTGGAGGATGTTGTGGTTAGCGCTGAGCTGCAGCGCCCCAACGTTGATCTGCACGTACTCCTTCAGGAAGTCCTCTGCCAGTTGACGGACCTCTTTGGGCCAAGTAGCACTCCACATAAGAGTCTGCCGATCAggctaagaaataaaaaaaaaagtagtcaaGCAACTGATAGAATTGCACAGTTTATCCACCAACTTTAACATTTAGCAACACATACAGCAACACACTTCCAGTAAAATTAAGGGACATACTCTG
This window of the Cololabis saira isolate AMF1-May2022 chromosome 21, fColSai1.1, whole genome shotgun sequence genome carries:
- the ddx5 gene encoding probable ATP-dependent RNA helicase DDX5 isoform X1; translated protein: MPGYPERDRDRDRGGRDRGYGGGGGPPRFGGSRNGGGGGGGGKFGNPGERLRKKHWNLDELPKFEKNFYQQHPDATRRSPQEVEQYRRTRIITIKGRDCPNPIMQFHEASFPTYVMEVINKQGWTEPTPIQAQGWPVALSGKDMVGIAQTGSGKTLSYLLPAVVHINHQPFLERGDGPICLVLAPTRELAQQVQQVAAEYGRASRLKSTCIYGGAPKGPQIRDLERGVEICIATPGRLIDFLEAGKTNLRRCTYLVLDEADRMLDMGFEPQIRKIVDQIRPDRQTLMWSATWPKEVRQLAEDFLKEYVQINVGALQLSANHNILQIVDVCNDGEKENKLIRLLEEIMSEKENKTIIFVETKRRCDDLTRRMRRDGWPAMGIHGDKSQQERDWVLNEFKFGKAPILIATDVASRGLDVEDVKFVINFDYPNNSEDYIHRIGRTARSQKTGTAYTFFTPNNMRQAGDLISVLREANQAINPKLLQMAEDRGGRSRGGRGGDFHRDRFSSGRRDFGGRNRDGGRSFDNGPSKAFGTNSQNGGYGGSNGAGGNGYAAAGFNGQSNFNQTGSFGNQNNFQAQPVAQNGMSHPSFPFPQGQAPQQHPPPLVPYPMPPQFSQ